TGAACCAAATGATATAGAAATTGCAACACATGATATTTTTGCCGAATTCTCAGGTACTATTGGTCAGGATGGCGACACCCAAAGCGGATTGGTTCAGGTAACACCTCAAGATACAGTAAACTCTGGAATCTATGCTGGAAATCTGAACTTTACCTGTGCCATCAACTTTCCCACAGTAACCCCTTAGCAGCACCCATCCTGTCACTCTAATCAACATTAAAAATAAAAGTCTGAAAATTTTACGGCTCACTGCAGCATACATTTTTAAACTCAAAAGGAATCCTCACAATGGAAAACAAGAAAACAAACATGACCCATATCTGGCCCATCCTGCTCATGCTGGTCATACTCCTCGCAGGAGGTGTCATCTTTTACCTTTTAAACCAAAAGGCACAGCCTGTAGAAATGGAACAGACCGTAGTCGCCCTGACACCTACATCACAAAAGCCCGCCCCCTCTAACATCGCCATCCCGGGCTATCCTGAACTCACCCTCATCAGCGACACAGGCGTCATTCCCGCAGTTTTTGAAAATCCTGAGGGTAATCCCTGCTATTTCAAGCTGGATCTAATACTCTCCGATACCGGACAAACCATATGGTCCTCAGAAAACTTCAAACCCGGCACCGGTATACAAAGTCCTACAGCTGCTTTTATTCCCGAATCTGGCGTTTACAATGCCGAGCTCCGTTATACGACCACCAGTCTCGACGACCTAAGACCCCTGAACACTGCGGTTACAAAGGCGCGGTTAACTGTTCAGTAATAAAAGGCCTGTGATTCATTTTGATCACAGGCCTTTTAAATCATAACAGTTTAGTCATAAATGCCCATATATTATCTTGATATTTCGTCAAAATCGGAGCCATCACATTTTCCAGTCCTTCCGGTACCGAGTAACCGATATTCCGGTATTTTGTCTCAGCCAAGGCAAGCACTCTCCTTGTTTCACTATGCGCCTCTGCAGGTCTTGATCTTTCTCCAGCATTCGCATAATTTGAGTTTTGAACAACATACTCTAATACTGCTTTATAATTGTCCAAATTAACATCCGACATAACAAAAGGATTCTTGTCAAAGTTAAAGATGTAATTCCCCCCCGGAGCCATAATATCAATGAGTTCCTTTGCTTTATCAACACATTCCTGTTTTGTTGCCGTTTTGAGATAAGTAACCGGATACAGGCCTGAGAGTATATGTTTCTTGCCGAGCTTATCCTTAACTGTCTGCGGGTCGCCGTATTCAAAGCAAAAACGTGTTCCCTCAGGCAATTCCCAGAGATAATCCAGATAACGTGTCCAGTCTGCTTCGCAAAAGATATAGCAGGGTTGTCCAGCATCATGAAGCGCCTCAACAAGTCTGTGAAAGGATGGCCAGTAAAACTTATCAAATTCTTTGTTCCTCAGATATGTCGCCATGTGAAGCGGCATAAAGGTTTGACCGTATTTATGTGGATTGGCCGGAAGACCTTTTTCAAACAGAAACGGCAGTACTGCATCGCAGGCTTCAGCGATCTTTTCGGGACAGCGTTTAATATCTTTTGTGATTCCTGTAAAACCGCGTAAGAAATCAGCAAGATAATCAAAAGGCGCTGTAACGCCCCCAAGCGAGCCAATCGGCGGTGTATAAAAAGTATATTTTTCTCTCAGTTTTTTTACAATTGCAGCATGTTTGTTCTGGTAATCATTATGAGCCAGCAATGCCTCGGCAAAGGAAAGAGCCCTGCTTACACTGTCCTTTCCCCAGTTTGTAAAAAGCTTTGGAAAAACAGTTTCAATAATAAAATCCCGCGGATTTTTTATAAAATCATCATAATCCTCTGGTTCCATACCCATCACCTCGGGATGCTGCATAAAGCCACTGTCACCCATAACATATGTTTTAGCGCCCAAAAGCGTAAGATAAGCAGGGTAACGTGGCGTTCCCAACGGAGCAGACTCTAATGGCAGCTCACCGCAAAGCCTGTCTGTGGCTTCATAAACACCATCAAGCGTCCACTGCGTTTTTCCAAGATCCAGTCCTCCGTATTGAATACAAAATTCCAAAGGTAAAACCGCACCTATCGGAACACGTTTTGGAATAACGCCATCATAAACATCCGTAAAATTTTTTTGGATTGCATCTGTTTTCATTTTTTACCTCTCTTATTTTTTAAACCAGGCCGATTAACAGCCAGTATGGTACAACGACCACCATCATAAACACCATTGACATTGCCATTTTAATGCCGCATATTTTCATGAAATCTTTTGTGGCGATTAAGCCAAAGGACACATAGAAGAGTGGAAGCGCCCATTCATAGGGGAAAATGACTTCCGCACCTGCCGCCTGAATGGTATAAAACACCGCAAACGGGTTAATCCCAAGCGTCATACCAATTTGAGTAAAGGCAAGGGTAAAAGTAGCATATATGGCCATTGGTGTTAGTGCAAAATTAGAAATAACACAGATAATCCAGATAACTGCTATCATAACAAAAATGTTAGTACCAGACATCATCGGCAAAACTAAATCCGCAATGATCTTGCCAAATCCCATGGCATTAGCAACCGCACCAATACTCAGACAGGTGGCTGTAAAGAAAATCATGGAAAAATCAATTTTTTGAATATCTTCTTTAGTGCCTACGTTAAATCCTGGAAGATACATAATACAGCCCGCCAGTAAAAATCCCCACGAAATGTCCAGATTATGTAAGCCTGAGGTCAGCATATAAACCAGTAAGCAGAGACTGATAACAACGCCCTTCTTTTCATCTCTGGTCATTTTCCCCATTGCTTTCAGCTCTTCAGATACAAACTCCATCTGGTAAACTGTATCCTTTGGCTTACAAAACCGGCCAATCGTAAACACAACAATCGGAATCCAGAGGACAAATGGAATATTGTGAATAAAATAATCCAGGAAGGAAATGGATGGATTGGTAATAGAAGCCGCCATATTCGGAATAACCGCAAAAGATGGATTGTAAATAAACTGTAATGGAATATAAGCTGAGAAAAAGCCTGCCATCATAATGCCGGCTGATTCTTTTGATTTCCCCAGGTTAAGAGCTTTACAAATACCAAAGGTTAAACCTGCAAGGGGTAAAATCGCTTTACCTGGCGCCAATAAGTTTATTGCTAAACCGGAAAGCATAATACCAATCAGCAAACCGTAATAGGATTTACCTGTTTTTTCAATGATCCAATAAGCAACACGCTTTAACAGCCCAATACGAATCAAAATATTCGCAAACAGAAATCCACCGATAAACATCCAGGGAATGGTACCAAACCACGGTGAAAAAACCACATTAGCCGGCGCTAAATTGGCCAGAATATAAAATACTGGAAGTATCATGGCCGGAATCAAATTTGGAAGTACTTCAAAAGCAAACATCAAAATTGTACAAAATGTTGCCGCACTAAAAAGCCTTATCTGCCATGTGAAAACATCGTTAACTGGTATTAATAGGATAATAACAGGTATCAAAATAATGATAGCCCATTTGACCACTTTTGCATTTACCTGTAATTTACTTTTCATTATATTCTCCTTATTTTTGAGATTACAAGCTCCTTAAGAGCATATTCATCAGGACTGTATCATATTTTCTCAACTGTCGGCTCATCACCTCATCTATGTCGGTGGTATCCCTTTCGGAAAAATTATTTTCAAGATATTTGGTTTTTAACTCAGGAATGGCCGGGCAGGTTACAGTTCCATATCTTTTCCTGTCAATGGCGAGCTCTCCTGCATTTGTATACCATGTGTTTTCGGCTACATAGTCAATGACGGCAATATAGTTTTCAAGGTTAATACTGTTCAGGCTCAAAGGATTTTTATCGAAACTGAATATGTAGTTTCCCCCTGGAGCCAGAATATCAATATACTCCTTGGCTTTATCAATGCACTTCTGTTTTGTTGCGGTTTTCAGATATGTCAGGGGATATAAACCGCTGATAATATGTTTTTTCCCCAATGTATCTTTAATTTTCTGCGCATCCCCATATTCAAATATAAACCGCGTTCCTGGAGGCAGTTCATAAAGATAATCCAAATAACGCATCCAGTCATTCTCGCAGAACAACTGGCAAACCTGCCCATGACAGTACAAATATTCAATAAACTTCTTAAGAGATGGCCAATAAATATTCTCAAAATCTTTTGGCCGGATATATCCTGCAAAATGCAATGGAATAAAGGTAGACCCCAGAACCGATACATTTTGCGGCAGCCCTCTGAAAATCTGAAATGGCAGCAGTGCGTCACATGCCATTCCGATTTTTTCAGGCATCCTCCTTAAATCTGATGAGATGCCTTTAAAACCTCTTAAAAAATCACCGAGTAAATCAAAAGGGGCCCGAACTACTGCTGAAGAACCCGCGGGCGGTGTGAAAAAGCCATACTTCTTTCCCAGTTTCTGAGTCAGCTGTCCAACCTGTACGGCTCTCTCATTAAAGGCAGTCGAAGCTTTCGCCAAAATAAATGAACGCTGAGCCGCATCACAGTCGAGCCCTTTAAACATGCGCGGCAAAACCTTTTCCATAAAAAAATCCATTGGATTTTCAATAAAGCGATCATATTCTTCAGAAAACAGCGTGACACAATCCGAATGCTGAATACTTCCAGAGGATGTCACCTGGTATCCCTGTGAATCCAATATTTTAAAAACAGCTGGATTCTTTTCCTCCCCGCCAACGGGCATGGCGTCCGTATGAATCTTTCTGCAGAGAATATCATAAGCATCCTCTGCCTCTTCGAATGTCCATTGTGCTTTTACCATTGACAAACCTGCGTAATCAATGCAGGCCTCAAAGGGCAGCTTGGCTGAAATTGGGATCCTTTCTGGAATGCGCCCCTCATAAATACTTTTAAAAAGTTCTGTTTTGGAATTTATCGTCATTTTTTACCACTCCTTTTGATTTTATGAATAAAATAACCAATTACGATATACCGTGCGTTAAAATCTTTTTATCCCGGGTTTTCTATGAAATTTCATTCTTTTTCTGAATTATACTTGGCGCAGAGGACAAAAGCAATGGTTTACACACACTTGTCAATTGAGGAATTTGACAAAAAAATTGACAGCAGATATAATAAAAAGTAAATATATAATCTGAAAGGCCACTTATAATTAACCTCCGAAGTGGTATGGTCTTTATATGAATAACAATCCGCCTTCGCATTTGTTTTTATTGATGGAATGCTTCCGTACGCGTATAAAAGATCTTGCGGAGGTTCTTCATGTTAACGATTCTCTTGTCAGTAAATGGCGCAATCACAAACGTCTTATTAACCCCAAATCAGATTATGCAGACTTAATATGCCAGTACTATCTTAGTCTTGACCAGGAGAATAATTTTCATACTATAAAAACACTTTTATCGGACGATTATGAACAGATCGATAAAGCTGATGAGAATGTCCTTCCACATCTCTTAAAAAAATGGCTTACAGAGGTTCCAGACCAGCTTGACGATTCAAAGATCACTCTGGACTCTAACAGCTATACCACCCAAATTTCTGTTTACCACTACGATAGTGGCCGTGAAAAAGCCGTCTTAAGAATGCTGGAAACCCTGAAAAATTTACCTCCAAATCAAGAGTTTCTGATTTTTGACTGCGAAGAAAACTCATGGCGGCAGGAGGATTCCAGCTTTTTAAAGAAAAGAAAAAAATTATTATATGAAGTCATCAATCGACATCACCTTCAAATTATTCATACTTTTAATGCAAAGTATACGGCTTTAAAAAATCTTTTTTTGCGGGATATCAGCTTAAACTTAAACCATAAGGTTGACACCTGTTATATTCCCTTGCAGTTAGTCCCTAATTTTTTATCAGACATGCTCATTATAAAAGATAAGGCTGCATTAATTTGCCAGTTCAATGAGAGGTTTACCATACAGCGTTATGCCGAATATCATTCAGATATTCGAACGATCCGTTATTATCAACAATTCTATAATGATCTTAAATCGAAAAGCATCCCCATTTACACACAATACTACCTTGATCACTACGAAGACATCATTAACTTTTTAAAAAGCAAGGTCTGTATTGAGGGCTGTTTATACTATATTTCTCCCCTGCCATTTCCATTTAATACCGATGTTAAAAGTCTTTTGAGGTATACGCTTAACGCTCAGGATACCCTCCACATCTGGGAATCTGCATTAAAGCAAGGGCCGGTCAGGCATATTTACTGTATAAAAGATATTGAAAATTTTGTAAAAATCATACAAAAAAGCCCCGAACCAGAGGCTCAGGACTTACTCAAAATTTTTCTTAAACAAATTAGCGATCTTATGCATCTTGTTGGCAAATCTTCTGAATTTGAAATTGCTCTTCTTCAGGAATTACCCAAAACAGAAGGAGCAAGCCCCATATTTCTGATTAAAGATAACCGCTATGCCCTCGGCTATAAATATGAAGCATTTTCAGGACGTTTCCACGCCCTTATCTCAGAAGATTCTACCGCTGTGTTTATATTGTTCCAATACTATGATGAATTTTGGACAAATATCCCCTCAATTCAAAAAAACAAGGATTGGATTATCAATAAATTAAAAGCTGTTTTCGAGCTTTCAAGGGAATAAAAATCCGCGAAAATACAATAACAAATTTATTTTATTTTTGTCACAATTTTGCCATAATCACATTCTATAATAAAGACAAGAAAAAAATAAGGAGTGTTCCAAATGAAAATGAACAAAAAAGTAATCGCTGGCTTTGTGGTTGGGGTGGTGCTGCTCACAGGCACCACAGCGCTGGCAGCCGGAAACGGCGGGCGTTTTATGCAGGAGTACGGCGCGCAGCACACCGCAGCTGTATGTGATACGGACGGCGATGGCCTCTGTGATGTCACCGGCAATCCTGTCGGTTCTGGCAACTGCTCTGGCAATGGCAACTGCACCGCTGCTCCAGCAGTGGAGACAACCCAGGTTCCTGCTGACAGCACTGGAACGCCGGATACAGCTGTACCATCCACAGCAGGCCATCATGCCTACGGTGACAGCGACGGCGATGGAATCTGCGATGTCACTGGCAATCCTGTCGGCACAGGCTGTCAAAATGGCAGCGGCAACGGACCCCGTGACGGCAGCGGCCATCACGGCGGGAACGGACGCGGCGGCGGACGTCATTGCCAGTAAACCAGCCAACGCATTAAAAAAGCATGGCGCCCCATTATACGGCGCCATGCTTTTTTATTTTCCGGGTTCAAGTTCTTTATTATAGATTAGCGTTTCCTTTGAGTAAATGTGCCGCTCATAGACTTTAGTACCGGGCTTTTCAAGCTCACGCATCAAAAACTGATAATAGGCCCCGGGTGTTACGATTCCAGGGATGACCGGCTTGTCAAAATTGGTGTTCTCAAACAGAGAATCCGCTACCTTGACACAGTTAGTATCCACAGCAAAGTAGGTTTTCAGGGTTCCTTTTTTAAATTTATAAAAGGTCGCATCGTTTCCTTTATAGATCTGGTCAGCGATGTCGCTATAGTCCTTTTCAGGCAGAAGTCCCTGCTCCATGAGCTGGGTATCGCAGTACCATTCCGCCATATTTTCCCGCATGATGTCAAAATTCTTTTTTATCTGGAGAAGCTCCTCCTTCTCAAAGGCCACCTTAAAGGCAATGAGCACCTTATCATCATGATAGACGGACTGCTTAAGATAGCGTTCCCGGTTGCATTTAAACAGCACCCCGTCACTGATCACCCCAAACAGACGGTAGCTGTGGCTGTCAAAATTGCCGTAGGCCACGGCTTCATCCCCCAGGATCAGATCCACATG
The DNA window shown above is from Eubacterium limosum and carries:
- a CDS encoding SLC13 family permease, with the translated sequence MKSKLQVNAKVVKWAIIILIPVIILLIPVNDVFTWQIRLFSAATFCTILMFAFEVLPNLIPAMILPVFYILANLAPANVVFSPWFGTIPWMFIGGFLFANILIRIGLLKRVAYWIIEKTGKSYYGLLIGIMLSGLAINLLAPGKAILPLAGLTFGICKALNLGKSKESAGIMMAGFFSAYIPLQFIYNPSFAVIPNMAASITNPSISFLDYFIHNIPFVLWIPIVVFTIGRFCKPKDTVYQMEFVSEELKAMGKMTRDEKKGVVISLCLLVYMLTSGLHNLDISWGFLLAGCIMYLPGFNVGTKEDIQKIDFSMIFFTATCLSIGAVANAMGFGKIIADLVLPMMSGTNIFVMIAVIWIICVISNFALTPMAIYATFTLAFTQIGMTLGINPFAVFYTIQAAGAEVIFPYEWALPLFYVSFGLIATKDFMKICGIKMAMSMVFMMVVVVPYWLLIGLV
- a CDS encoding uroporphyrinogen decarboxylase family protein, translated to MTINSKTELFKSIYEGRIPERIPISAKLPFEACIDYAGLSMVKAQWTFEEAEDAYDILCRKIHTDAMPVGGEEKNPAVFKILDSQGYQVTSSGSIQHSDCVTLFSEEYDRFIENPMDFFMEKVLPRMFKGLDCDAAQRSFILAKASTAFNERAVQVGQLTQKLGKKYGFFTPPAGSSAVVRAPFDLLGDFLRGFKGISSDLRRMPEKIGMACDALLPFQIFRGLPQNVSVLGSTFIPLHFAGYIRPKDFENIYWPSLKKFIEYLYCHGQVCQLFCENDWMRYLDYLYELPPGTRFIFEYGDAQKIKDTLGKKHIISGLYPLTYLKTATKQKCIDKAKEYIDILAPGGNYIFSFDKNPLSLNSINLENYIAVIDYVAENTWYTNAGELAIDRKRYGTVTCPAIPELKTKYLENNFSERDTTDIDEVMSRQLRKYDTVLMNMLLRSL
- a CDS encoding uroporphyrinogen decarboxylase family protein; translation: MKTDAIQKNFTDVYDGVIPKRVPIGAVLPLEFCIQYGGLDLGKTQWTLDGVYEATDRLCGELPLESAPLGTPRYPAYLTLLGAKTYVMGDSGFMQHPEVMGMEPEDYDDFIKNPRDFIIETVFPKLFTNWGKDSVSRALSFAEALLAHNDYQNKHAAIVKKLREKYTFYTPPIGSLGGVTAPFDYLADFLRGFTGITKDIKRCPEKIAEACDAVLPFLFEKGLPANPHKYGQTFMPLHMATYLRNKEFDKFYWPSFHRLVEALHDAGQPCYIFCEADWTRYLDYLWELPEGTRFCFEYGDPQTVKDKLGKKHILSGLYPVTYLKTATKQECVDKAKELIDIMAPGGNYIFNFDKNPFVMSDVNLDNYKAVLEYVVQNSNYANAGERSRPAEAHSETRRVLALAETKYRNIGYSVPEGLENVMAPILTKYQDNIWAFMTKLL